The Brevibacillus brevis genome contains a region encoding:
- a CDS encoding flagellar protein FlgN: MNRLYDLLDNLIQLHKALYTLAMHKKEVLVKGNVDELVAITRQEQKLIKGVTEAEAARQQVVKELTAQKGFALQEGTLAELIKLTTSAEEKMRLTSCRNELSRIVTELRDANDLNQQLLEQSLSFVNMTLDLITDTPEDDYIYGRPTSDTYRQANRTFFNKKA, from the coding sequence TCCAGTTGCACAAAGCCTTGTACACCTTAGCCATGCACAAGAAAGAAGTGCTGGTAAAAGGGAATGTGGATGAACTGGTAGCCATTACACGCCAGGAGCAAAAACTGATCAAGGGCGTCACAGAAGCTGAAGCAGCCCGCCAGCAAGTCGTAAAAGAACTGACAGCACAGAAGGGCTTTGCGCTGCAAGAAGGCACACTGGCTGAATTGATCAAGTTGACGACCAGTGCGGAAGAGAAGATGCGACTCACCTCCTGTCGTAATGAGCTAAGCCGGATTGTGACCGAACTGCGCGATGCTAACGACCTGAATCAGCAGTTACTGGAGCAATCCCTTTCTTTTGTAAACATGACGCTCGACCTGATCACAGATACGCCCGAGGACGACTACATTTACGGAAGGCCGACCTCGGATACGTATCGTCAGGCTAATCGAACTTTTTTTAACAAAAAAGCGTAA